CCATCCAGCCCCACCCTGTCCCGATTTTCCCTTTGGGTCGTCCCCAAaggcggttgttgttgacggTTGACGCATCGtcaaccggcgacggcgagccATCTCGAACCTCGAAGGAGCATACATCACAGCTTCACTTGGTGGTAAAGTTGTAAAGTTGTGCATCGCAGACGGGGGCCACGGCCCCCGGTTGCACcggagcagcggcagcggcagcagcagcggcagcggcagcggcagctggaaacgcaaacgaaaggTCGGATGTCGTTGGAGACGATCCAGCAACCGACCAACACGGTAAGTCCACAGCATGGAACGGGGCCACAGCGACCGTCACTGACAAGGCAGGGTGGCGGTAAACGGCGGACCTATCCCGTTGAGCTGCGAGGAGAAAGTTGAACACATCACGCTGACCCGCACGGCCCAcggttcactttcttcttgCAGCATTCTTCTGGTTTTTTAATCTCGTTTTCTGCGTTCGGCTTTTTCTTTGCCGACCCGACGTTGAGACAGGTGAAGAAAAACGCTTAGTTCGGGTGCTTCGAACGGATGCTACCCATTGCACCACGCGGCCAGAACCGTGCCCTATCTATGGACCCCAGGCACCGGCATTGACAGCCGGCCTGGGGACAATTGATATGTGCCAGAAGCGGGCAAGCCCTACCGAGCAGCATTACTATGCGCCAGCTCAGTGCAATACACTCCAAAAGCTTGGCCTCTAGCATATTGAGGGAAAATCAGTCAGGGGCAGAACGTCAATCGCAGTCCGGTTGAAATGGTGCACCTTGGATCTAAAATTAGAACTCATGGCGCAGTTAATATTAGAACTATCTTCCCCATAAACAACACGATCTAGAGTAAGATTCGCATATTCCAATAGAACTCCACCATTCCTGACCATTAACTTTTGGTGGATATGCCAAAATAATTCCTGTTTAGCCACTATGCAAGTAGATAAAACATTGCCTCAAGCAACAAGCCATAAAGTCCATAAACCACAATAAATGCTTGCGTTCAGCTTTGAAATATCAAAACCAAAGCTTATTTGCACagaatcatattttattgattcaaatgaaaaaaaagtatAAGAAATATCCAAgatcaagagaaaaaaatggttcgctGTAACCACCTTGAATATGGCCTTCAAACTATCGAAACACAAGATGCAAGATGAATGTTGGACGGATGTGATCTTTTGCAATTTCGGcaatttgattttgttttcaacacgTCCATACTTGCCTAGAGTGTACTGCTGAAGTTGTTCTACTCGTATGGTCGAAATGAAGCGATGCACTAGGAACGGAACTTTCTATGCATTTCTAGCTTCACTTGAGTTGTtgtaatgaaatatttacGTGCACACGTTTCCAAGGCAGCTTCCAAGACATTTTCCCGCCAATGAATGGCATTGTCCTTAACGCCAGACGCGATGAAAACGATTGTAGTGCGTCCAGCAAAACGGTCCCATTCAAAGTCCCATCGAAAAAACCCTGTAGCGAAAAATTGTTACTGGATCAttcgaaagcaaaaatttCGTATTTCGTATTCGAATAAACACGATCATTTGGTGATATTATGAATTGTTCAACAATTGAATATTAATCTTTAGAGAACACAGTGTAACCTCCTTTACACTTTGCAGGCTGTCGTACTCTTAGCTGTTGTGCAGATCATATACTTTTTTTAATCATGTAAGCTTGACCTTAAGTTCCTTTTGCGGCACGCGCCGAATGCTTAATTGGAGATTTGCTGTTCGTTGGGCAATTGATTTACGCTACGTCGAGGATTTCATTCGAACCGCAGTTTCACTTTCCGAACCATTTCAGGTGATGTTGCAGTTATTGTTTCGTCCACTTCCAAGGCGTTTAGCGATACTGCCAATATCAATATAATGTTTTATGGTATGGCACACCAGTTGTCCACACGTGTTTACGTGACTAATTCAATCGTCGCGTTGTATATTTTCACTAAGAATAATGCAATCTCACAGTTTCGTTTGATCTCCATTTTgagtattgtttttttttaattaactgaATTGCGCGAGTGTTTGGCCACGTGTACTACATTCAACAAATTGTCATTGGTACCAATTTCACTCAGGTTTTAGTAGTAGTTTAAAAGATATACTTCTAATACTAGATATACTTCCAATAATTTTTATCGCGTGTGTGGTAATTTAGGCTCTCTCGGCTGCTGTAGTGCTTGGCAGTAATGAGTTTTGAGTAGGTTCTACATTAACAACTCCAAGCCCCTGCAACAGGCTGACCAACCACGTCGTCCGGCATTTATTGAAAGCGACATTGAACATCGCAAGTCTCGTTGTGGGTCCGAGCCCCCTTTTTATTGCCACACGCTTCGTGCCATTctcctttcgtttcgcttcgtgtTTGCTCATGTGCACGTCTCACCGGCAAATTGTTGGAAGTTGATGAAACTGTTGAGCGTCGGTAAGAAGGTGCAATAAAAAAAGTTAATTGATTCACCTACAGTCAAAGGtcgaacaacaaacacgatgcgaaaattggaaaaaaaaacagtgtaaTGAATGAATCATCTTGAGCACTCTACTCATTGATTTCGAAACTGCAGCAAATGGTTGGGAAAAGAATTGCGAGGATGTTCGTTGTCAATGAAACGAGGAGTGCTTTAACTACTATCTGTTTttacattaaacaaaaatcgaagtATGTTTTCTAGCTGtgtacatttttgttttggaactTAAGCATCGTCGGTAACAGATAAAAAACCAAGTCGCTTTACTTATAGTGATCCATCGCGATAGTTAGTCAAGACAACGCACGTTCCTGACCTTTGCCAATTGGCCGTTAGGGTTTGGAAACTagacaaaaaaacatttcaaatccGTATTTCGTTTTCACGCTCACTAGCCAGCGTCAAATTAAAGCGGAAGATTGCAACACGCCGTCGTCCGCCACAAGCAACATACAAGAAAAATGTCTTTCGCTTGTGCTTCGTCTTCACCGTTGGACTTTATACTTTTAGTTTATTGTTTGGTATCAATACTTGCGCTCGTTCAGGGTCAACGTCAATGGGATTTGCATTTCCACGTTTATGATAGACCCGATCATCACTATGACAGCGGGAAGTGCAATCCTACATGTGCACTACTATGGGCAAAAAATaacgggaaacagttttctttggTTAACGTTAGCGGTGTGGTGAAtcatgaattccttccaaatggTCAAGCTGTCAACAAACAATACTATGTTGGTAATCGGCGATTATGCATGGGAAGAGAAAACCAAACGAAGAACATATTAAAGGCTATACCGGAAGCAAATTTTGCATCATGGTTTGAAAACTTCGAAAAATGTTGTCATAAGTTTATTGAGGgggatgaaattaatttagaagaataaatgTTTATGAATTATCAGCCAATTCCTgttatttttggccacagtagcatATCGAGAAACAGTACTAGTAAGCAGTTGGTGCGTTGGTGATTTCTAGTTGGTTGTGCAGCCTGTTGCAAACTGTTAGAAAATGGTTGAATAGAATGCACTCGATGGCGAAAATTTCATGGCCAGCATATGTCATACACTATCCCCAGACCCTCTGAACATTGCTTGNNNNNNNNNNNNNNNNNNNNNNNNNNNNNNNNNNNNNNNNNNNNNNNNNNNNNNNNNNNNNNNNNNNNNNNNNNNNNNNNNNNNNNNNNNNNNNNNNNNNGTTATTTCATCGGGTTGAGGAAGAAGGTTTCATACTGCTTGTAccaataatattttaatagcTGGCTAGCTGCTGAATGGCTGGATtctgatttattgatttttttcgctAATGCTACTTTCCTTTAACCTctgatttctgtttttctttacaTGTTTCTCGCAACCCAGCCGAGCAGTAGTGTTGAATATGAAACTACGGTGGCAAATGTGAATAACAGGTGAGAAGAATGCAGCATATTACTAACCGTAGAtggaaagcggaaaacgaCAATTACAACCTATTATTTCCTCACATTTTGTGGCAGTGGATGTCAACCCGTCGAGTGTGGCTCGCCTGCCTTAATGCTAGCGTCTAGCGATTGTGTTGGTGCTGCGGCCGAGGACCCGCTCAGCAGCATCACAGCAGTCGCCGACGGTACCAccggcaacagcagctgcaacCGGGCCAATAGCATTATCAGCCTCCAGGCTCGCGAATCTAGCCAGTGCGGTCTTTCCTCGCTACAAGAACATGGAGAAAGCTTGGAAGAAGGGACCattgatgctgatgatggtatCGGTCCTGGTGCCGAAGATTCCTCTTCCGTTAGCCGCCCAGCTTCGTCCTGTAGCAgctcgtcctcttcctcctccgacATCCAGCAACACCTGCAGTCGATGTTCAACCTGCTCCGGAAGGAGGAAACGCTCAAGATGGTAAGTATGCCTAGTCAACAGCCGCTTGGTGGAGGATCTTAACTTTCCCACTACCGATTCTTCCAGGCTGTGAAGTTGGAGTCTCTGCGACCAGGACGCACGAGATATCTGGTCGTCGTTTCACGCACGGTTTCTAGCAAACGGCTGACGGGCTTGGGAGGAGCCGCAACCTTCACTGTTGTCCCCTCCAGTACCGTTCCACCTGCATGGCAATCTACTTCTCCTTCGTCACCTTCGCAGCATCTATCCAGTCACCCCAGTTCGGCATTGTCCAGTTTCGGTGTAGCTCTGACCGCCGGAGAAGCTTCGTGCGGCAACGTTCAATGTGATAATAACACTAGTACTAGCCTAAGTAGTAACCCGATAGCGGCGGGGCCATCGGTGGTAGAGGTGGtagccccggttccggttggacTACCAGCACTGATGTCcgctgccgccagcagcgATTACATCGACATGAGCCCTGCCTCGCGGTCTGCCAACGTTGCCAACACAATGCCTGCTGGCGGTGCATCCAGCCACTGTGCCCCAGTCGTGGGTCATCCGAACCCCACCGGCAATTCCGCCCCAGCCAGCAAGGACATCGTCGAGTCCTGCTTGCTGGGTATCGACTGCACCGAGCGTACAACGGTCGGGTTAGTGTTGAAGGTTCTCGCGGATACCTCTATACGACTGGATGGCGACGGGTAGGTCTCTTCCTCCATCGAAATATCAAATTACATTCAAATGAATCGATCTCGAACGCTCTCCCTCTTCACCCCCCTCCCAGCGGTTTTAGTGTAAGCTCCTGTGGCAAGCAGCACATATTCAAGCCGGTGTCGGTACAGGCGATGTGGTCTGCGCTGCAGTCGCTACACAAAGTGTCGTCTAAGGCCCGGGAGCACAACTTTTTCGCGGGCGGACCATCGCACGATTGGGTTGCCCACTACGAGGAACACATCGACTCGGATCGCTCGTGCTTGAATGAATGGAACGCTATGGATTCGCTCGAAAGTCGTCGGCCACCTTCACCCGACTCGATCCGCAGCAAGTGAGCCACTGAGTGATCCTTCTCCCCGCCAGCTGTAACAACTACTACTGTCCTTTCCTCTCGTTCTCTGcttctctttcttctcttCAAATCGTAGACCCACGAAGCGcgaagagacagagagcgtgaTACGGTCGAAGTTGAAGGAGGTCATGATGTCCGTCGATCTGGACGACGTGACGTCCAAGTTCATTCGCGGCCGGCTTGAGGAACTGCTCGATATGGACCTGGGCGAGTACAAGCCATTTATTGACGCCGAGATGCTCGTCATTCTCGGCCAGATGGATGCTCCAACGGAGATCTTCGAACACGTGTATCTCGGCTCTGAGTGGAACGCCAGTAACTTGGAGGAGCTGCAGCGAAACGGGTTAGTGAGTTGGGCAAATGTAGCTAGTTATCCAATGTTGATCTCAttgggctctctctctctctctcgctttcgttcgAGCAGTGTTCGTCACATACTGAACGTCACGCGCGAGATCGACAACTTCTTTCCAGGGCTCTTCAACTACTGCAACGTGCGGGTGTACGATGACGAGAAGACGGACCTGCTGCGCCACTGGGACAATACGTTCAAGTACATCACGCGTGCCAAGATCGAGGGCTCGAAGGTGCTCGTACATTGCAAGATGGGTATCAGCCGCTCGGCATCGGTCGTAATCGCGTACGCGATGAAGGCGAACGGGTGGGACTTTGAGCGAGCGCTGCGCCATGTAAAGGGCCGCCGTAACTGCATCAAGCCGAACAAGAACTTCATGGCCCAGCTGGAGACATACCAGGGCATGTTGGACGCCATGAAGAATAAGGAGAAGTTGCAGCGCagcaaaagcgaaacgaacctCAAACTGGCAGGCGCCAAGGAGGGTCGCTCGTTGCCCGGAAGTGAACCGACACCCCTCATTCAGGCACTGAACGGGGGCAATGGTGGGGCTGGATCCCGAAAGCAGACGGTGGTATCTCAGCCACAACTCATGGGCGAAGCGAAGGCGGAACGAGCCAAACATGACGAAAGTGTTCCAGCTGGTAGTCTGCGGGACGCACAAGCTTCGTTAccggcggccacggtttcTGGAACCAGGGGGCAACGGAGGCATAGAGAAGGTATGGAGCCACAGGAACGGGGCCGCAATCGAACGCCCCGCTTTTGGAATGCGCAACAAAGTAATCACCCGGAGGCGATCGTTTTGCAACTGGAGTCTCAGCAGTGTTGTATGCGTCCCACCATAACCGGAGCATCCGCGCTGAATAAGGTGGCGGTGCCGCGCCTAGCAGGCACGAAGCGCCACAAGAGCCTCTCGCCCGACACGCTTCAACCTCGCTGGCAGTCCGTCTTCGAGACCGGTGCCACGACACCTCTCGGTTGTCGATCGGTGCTCGATagcgccaccggttccggtggtcgtCGGAAACAACAAAGTTACTCCCTCGAGCATCTGCACGGCGCTGCGCCTGAGATGCGATCGATGGCGCCGTCGGTCATCCAAAGCGCCGAACCCAAAACGATACGGATGCCGTGTGGCAATGGCCAAAACTATAGCGTCTCGCCCAACCAAATCGTGCACCTGCAGGATAAGCTTTCGGTCGGCGGGCGGCGCCACGAGGCGGAACGCACCGCTCCGTTTCGCTGGCTCTTCGAACCGTCTTCGGCGAGCGACGGCATGCAACCACGGCAACTGGAGGCTGAGTTTGCTTACATTTCCAACGTTGACgtccaccgaccaccggcagtCTGCCCTACTAGCACCTTGGCCACCACGGCTTCCGACTCGCCGACTGCAACGTTATCGCCAGAGTCATCCACAACAGTGCCATCAGCGGCGTATATAGACGACCAGCCCGTGCCCTCCGTCAGATCGATAGTCAGTGAGCTGGAACTGCACAGTGACGATTCCGCCACCACTCTTCCAGCCAGCGCAACCGCCGGTGGCAGTATTCCGATAGCACCGCCGTCACTACCGCAAGCAGAAGGTAGTGGCGCCGGCAGCGGAGGCAATCCGGCGATACCGATTGGTTCGATGGcggcagaagcagcagcggttgcagccgcggcggctgccgccggtgcTAAAACCAAAGATCAGCCGGCCGCAGGGACCAGTCCGGATGCATGGGTTCTCGCGGACGACCCGGGCGAGGGTCTTCTGCCGGCGCCTACCATCTGCTGGACTTCATCAACCCAGATCATTCAGCAGTCTTGCACATTGCCAGCCTCGGCCGAACCACAACTGGTGCCCGCTGTGGCGCGGCAGGGTTCATGGAGTAGCTATGACGCTGGAGTACCCGGTACCCTCCTAACACGTAACAGTTCCTGGGGCCCTTGCGACGCTCCACCAATGGCTGTGGTCGAAGGACCCGACAGGCCTGGACACAGGGCGGGGGTGCGCGAGCTCGATACCGAGGGGCTCCCGCATGCAATCGATAAGGACGGAGAGATCCCGTGGTATCCCGGGACGGTGAAGCGCACGAAAGAGAAGATCGAGGAACGATCCTCCGGTGCGTCGGGCTCGTTCGGCCAAGTGGCGACCATTTCCACCACTTCCTCTTCCGCCGCCATTAAGCGCGTTTGCAGCGAACGGTTGCAATCCGCCAGCAACCTATCGAAAGGTTCGCTGACCTCGGGAGGAGATGCGCACTCGTCTCTCTCATTCGCCCCCCACAAACTGGACACCGTCGAAAACGCAACGGACTCTTACACAGCCCACAACGTGGAAGAGATGGTGCTGGCTCcgtccagcagcaacaggaagtATGCCCGCAGTCCTCCCGACCGGCTCGGTTCCGCAAGCTACGCACGCCTTTCTGCGTCAGCTCCGGACTCCTACAACCTGTACGCACCTCGCCCATCTTGCTCCAAAGGAACCGGAGACAGTGTGGAAGTGACGCCAGGTCCAGAGGGATCACTCGCGCTTAACGACCGCAACAGGCTACCAAGCGGGGGCGTCCTGGGTGTGCCCAAAGTGGGGGATGAGGAGAAAAAGAATGACGAAGAGTCGGAGATCGAAGAAGCATCGCAGTATGAAGCGGCGTGGAGTGCCGTGGGCAAGGTACACAACTTGAAGATGAGCTTCGAGGCGAAGTCAAAGGAGCGACGGCGTGGCGAGCAGAAAAAGATTCGCTCCCTCCCCTCGTCCCCGGTCGCCGTGCATGTCGACATTGGGCAACCAAAGCTTCCAACATCTGGCaccgtgaccaccaccaccacccatctTGCGGCTACCCCTTCCGTTGGGTTCGTATCGACGAACTCTCGGGCGCACCAACCGTCCCTATTCCGCCAACCATCCTCGgcttcttcctcctcttcttcctcatcatcgtcctcttcttcTACTTCCTCTGCATCCTGCGCTTTAAACTCATCATCCGCCTCCGCCTCCgcctctgcctctgcctcCGGCACAACGTTGACTGCGGTtggtgccggccgccggcagcagcatccgtcGGAGGACGGACTGGTGCGCGATCTGGTGGATCGCTACGAGGTGCATGTTCCGCGCTTCCGCACCACCATGCCCCGCCAACGTCCACGATCCGTGTTCGAGCCACTGAAAAGCAGCGCACAAACCGAAAGTGTTAGTAAAAGTGGTTTCGCCGTCGGACCGCTTATGCTCTCGCACTCGACGACACTGATTCGCTCGGAAGATTTCTCCCGTCCACCCGTCCCACCGGCCGTCCCACTCGTTCGGGGACTGCTTTTACcacccatcaccaccgccatcaccaccaccaccaccaccaccgtcacctcGGTCAGCGGGAACACGTTGGTGCAacatcacaacaacaaccacatcGGCTACCAGCAGCAGTCTGTCGTCGCCGCGAGCAGCAACAATTACGtgaacaacaataataacaacacCGCTGGCGCCGCAGGAGGAGGGGCAAAACGCACACAGCAGCACGGGCGGACGCATCCGCTGGCGAAAATCAACCCAACGAACACGAAGCATAATCACGTCCAGCCGTATCATCACAGCttccttcaccagcagcagcagcagcagcagcaacagccaacGTTGCCACGTCAACATCAACAGGATGCCAGAGCACAAGGCCAACAACGGAATGGTACGGGCAGTACTTCAATCGAGGCCACGGCCCCGTCCGTTCCCGGAAATGTTACCGCCAATGCATACAACACCATGTAGCTGTTCATCGTAGTATGTGATCCTGACCCTGCGAAAACAATACGAACGATAGCATTGCGATTCAAGGACTCCGTATTTGGATTGGTTGACAACACCAGGAAAGCTGTTATTGCACCATACTTAGATTCTTTTCCCCTTCTTGCGACTAAACTAACGGTTGTAGCCTTGCGTAGACTTACTGCACTTGCTGGCCAATAAGCGCGTGTGGGGTTGCGTCTACGCGCTGTGaatcaataattttaattttcagtACATGAAGTACTTTCATTTCACACCTAGGATGAACAAATGCCAAATGCTGGGCAGAACACCTGGATCGGTCTCGAGTGCTTTTCGAATGTAAAATGTCAAAGGCAGAGGCAAGTTACAGGGCTTTTGTGATGTATGCTCTCCGTGTAATGACTTTCTTCAGTTTGTAGATAGTGTTGAAGCTTTCGCGACAGTTTTGTGCATTTGCTAAACGTGaaaaattcgattcgattcgaagaaatcgattttAGTACGGTTTGATCTAACATACAAATGATGTACCGTTGATTTGTACCCATAAGGGTTTCTTCTGAGTAACTTAAACGAAAGCGTATCACCTTCATCCTCTCCCCTATGCCTTCCTCCCCTTTCCCACCAGTAACCACAATCTCCGGCCCTACCAAACTAATAAACCGATAACTTGATCTCTTTCGTTTGGTCGCAATTTATTCAGATGTTCGCACCGTGCAATGATGCGCATAatcattgcatttttttttaatactgTAACATtgattttatgtgtttattttacgGGAGCGCTGCTCGTTcttaaaagtgaaaaacaccatgttatgtttattttattcttttaaatctctctctctcacacactgtCGGCCCTTATGTGTAACGTTTTCAAAGCAATACTCTctaaaaacaaattcaaatattcCTAGTCAAAGCAAATTGTGTTTAAGCCCCGAAGCAGCATAAAGCAAGGACGATACGGAAAGATATTTCCTCTTTTACATTGTTTGCTTGCTGATATCTATTACAACTATGATAAAGATAGTCATGTTTATACTGtttgtgaaattgtttgatcgtGTTATATCTTTATGGGTTTTTGGAGCTTTTTCCCATGAAAAGAGCTACATGTTTGACGAGTTTTTTCGAGTTCGCAAGCAAGAAAATCGCTCGTTCCACGTTCCAATGACTAACGGGTGCATCATCGGCCCTGAAAAGAACCCTGCTCGAATGCCACAAACATGAGCTTTATGAATTTTTAGTACGTACCGAATCCACACTTCCTCTTCTCCTCTTTTCTGCCTCGTCCTTTTCCAAAACTTTGACGCCCCTTAGGATATCTCAATCAGTGGTATGCGTGGACACCATTCAATCAAAGCCTTTGTCTGACGTCCACCGTAGGCAAGTTTTTGGGAACGTTCAGAGCCAATTCTAAAATTCAGAAGGTTCTGTCAACAAGAAATCGTAGTGAAGTCATCGTTTCAACTTTATAGAATATTCTTTACATCGCCTGTCTGTCTACTGTAATTGCTGTTCGATTTTGTAAGCGCTTGGTGTGTCAAGTACAATAACGAAACTATAGATGAATTCTACGAAGGCGGCTCGGGGTTCCTGTTTAGAACTTTTGGCGATGTGAAATTGTGCTAGAGAATGTCCTAATGCATAAACCAAGAACTGACTATCACGATACCTaaaagagaaggaaaatatGTGTAGGCGGTGAGGAACACACACTATCTATTTCCAATTCTCTTGGAGCAGATTCTATCCTATTCTCAGATTTTAGAGATTTCGGAAAAAACGCAAGTAAACGGACATAAACTCCATTGGACAACCATATGGTGAAGATAGACTTTAACAAGCGCCCCAATTCCGCTTAAAACCAAGACAAGCTAGTAGAAatcgaatattttaaaaaaatcatgaaactGTATGTAGTACGAGGCAGGAAGGAATACCGGTAATAGAAACGGTAATGGAATACCAAGATGGTAGAATAGCCAAAAACTGTCAACCGGAAATAAGGAAActgtggaaaaaaggattacAAAATATACCTACTATGTATACATATTACGAACAAAACACTTTAATGTATCAGAGGCGATGTAAAGAGAAGAAAGGGACTTATAGACCGACAAGATGTGGACGAAGCTTGGAAAAACGCAGCCGAACTGTAAATGTTTGtatttaaaagtaaaaatgaaacaaaaagtgcaagtaataaaaacatacaaatgagTATTTTCAACTGAGCAGAACAAATTCACAAGtatttcattcgaaaattTCGTTagtaaaaaattattttgtttgacTAAAACGAAGTACACGGCCACACGCCCTGCAATGGGTAGATGAGTTTATTGCAACAGCATTTCTTCCGTTATCTACGCCGTGCAAAACGGTGATTACATTTGCAAGACTCTATGCATCTCGGAGATTCCATTTTTAATGTATCACGGAAACACTGGATTACACTGTGTATTGCAAATTAACATTCGTTAAGCTTATCACGACAGTTGATCTTTCAATCGTTAAGCATTgcatttaattagttttatttcattcaaacAATTTCTTTTCTAACAGCAAACCTAATGACGGTTGCATATTGCTATTGAACGAATCTATGGTAAGTGGTACACTCTAAACTATTCGCGTTCGTTGCACGCACATTCTACATATGGTGTTGCACCTTGCACTGTCGGAGCGCCTCGTTGAATCCGTCACAGAGCGTCAAATCGGACTGGTTCTGAGCGCAGGAGAGAAACTGCTTAATCTCCCAGGCGCAGGGACCACTctcggatgctgctggcgctggctgtGCATACTGTTGTGGTGCCGCTGCAACCGGTGCTGACGCTTCCTTCGAGTCGGATCCGCTGAACATACCCGTTAGGGCGTGACCCATCGTATGTCCCtaagcgaagcgaaagaaagaaataaaatgagAGGATAAAATCAACTGTGCTCAACAAATTTCTAAGGCTCAATCGGAGGCTAAAGGCTTACCACAGCAGAGCCTATGGCAACCCCACCGGCTGTAGCCGCCATTTGTGCCATGAGACCTGGGCCCTGCGCAGGGGCCATCGGGGCGGCCATTGGTGCAGGTGCAGGTGCAGCCTGATGCACGACGGGTTGCTTCTGAACGGGCGCTGACGCAGcagccggcggtggcgccCTGCAACGGAAATAAACCAATTTAGTTAaccaattcaatcaattcaaaCAAACCTCCAATAGTTTCAACATTGAATAGACATATCTCCGTCATTATCATTTGTGAGATTAACTAATAACTCAACAGTATCTTTGTAAAAAATTGACTTGTTTCATCATCTGATTGTTGGCTTGACGAAAGTCACAGTAGTTTCATTTCTACATTGTTGTAGTTGTGTTATAGCGACTTCACAAAGTAGAATCCTACGAAAAtcgaatgcaaaaatgtaatgtgtgattcaatttccaaaacagtaaaataacatcaaatctgctttattcatttattttatgaaacgATAAAACTGCTTTAAAAAAGGCCAAGGGAAAGCTACTCGACGGACGGCTGTTCAAAGGTCGCACGAGAGTACGTCATAAGCTAGGGCCACCAGTTAAGGATTCTTCTAGATGATTTGCATAAAGTCGCTACAGTTCCGGCGCAAAAGCAGAAACTTCTGGTGCTATTTACCACGTGTTATGAAATGCACTGAtggaaccaaaacaaagaTGAACGACCCATCCTCATCAGCAAATTATGAACGTTAGTGGGTTGTAGACGAGTCAAAGCTATTTTAAAGTCTATCGATGCTGGGTAGATGTTTTCGACGGCGAAAACatcacgccaccaccaactgGCGGATTAGATGGCAGATTTTTCGATGATGTTTCATCATGTTTGTGCTGTTGCGTAACCGATTATTTCCAGAGCCTTCTACTTAGCACTGCGTTCGTAACTAGCCATGCAA
Above is a genomic segment from Anopheles bellator chromosome X, idAnoBellAS_SP24_06.2, whole genome shotgun sequence containing:
- the LOC131213964 gene encoding coiled-coil-helix-coiled-coil-helix domain-containing protein 10, mitochondrial — its product is MPRRGRAASPPPVARRAPPPAAASAPVQKQPVVHQAAPAPAPMAAPMAPAQGPGLMAQMAATAGGVAIGSAVGHTMGHALTGMFSGSDSKEASAPVAAAPQQYAQPAPAASESGPCAWEIKQFLSCAQNQSDLTLCDGFNEALRQCKVQHHM